In a genomic window of Bacillus rossius redtenbacheri isolate Brsri chromosome 4 unlocalized genomic scaffold, Brsri_v3 Brsri_v3_scf4_2, whole genome shotgun sequence:
- the LOC134541816 gene encoding uncharacterized protein LOC134541816 — protein sequence MSHFGRHLAGGAAAKRTPWPVLARSLRTRVISEDTSREAPQRRGRRGLSSRGASAHGSLGRHLAGGAAAKRTPWPVLARSLRTRVISEDTSREAPQRRGRRGLSSRGASAHGSSRKTPRGRRRSEEDAVACPRAEPPHTGHLGRHLAGGAAAKRTPWPVLARSLRTRVISEDTSREAPQRRGRRGLSSRGASAHGSSRKTPRGRRRSEEDAVACPRAEPPHTGHLGRHLAGGAAAKRTPWPVLARSLRTRVISEDTSREAPQQRGRRGLSSRGASAHGSSRKTPRGRRRSEKDAVACPRAEPPHTGHLGRHLAGGAAAKRTPWPVLARSLRTRVISEDTSREAPQRRGRRGLSSRGASAHGSSRKTPRGRRRSEEDAVACPRAEPPHTGHLGRHLAGGAAAKRTPWPVLARSLRTRVISEDTSREAPQRRGLRGLSSRGASGHESSRKTPRGRRRSEEDAVACPRAEPPHTGHLGRHLAGGAAAKRTPWPVLARSLRTRVISEDTSREAPQRRGLRGLSSRGASGHESSRKTPRGRRRSEEDAVACPRAEPPHTGHLGRHLAGGAAAKRTPWPVLARVSPTGLFITSS from the coding sequence ATGAGTCATTTCGGAAGACACCTCGCGGGAGGCGCCGCAGCGAAGAGGACGCCGTGGCCTGTCCTCGCGCGGAGCCTCCGCACACGGGTCATCTCGGAAGACACCTCGCGGGAGGCGCCGCAGCGAAGAGGACGCCGTGGCCTGTCCTCGCGCGGAGCCTCCGCACACGGGTCTCTCGGAAGACACCTCGCGGGAGGCGCCGCAGCGAAGAGGACGCCGTGGCCTGTCCTCGCGCGGAGCCTCCGCACACGGGTCATCTCCGAAGACACCTCGCGGGAGGCGCCGCAGCGAAGAGGACGCCGTGGCCTGTCCTCGCGCGGAGCCTCCGCACACGGGTCATCTCGGAAGACACCTCGCGGGAGGCGCCGCAGCGAAGAGGACGCCGTGGCCTGTCCTCGCGCGGAGCCTCCGCACACGGGTCATCTCGGAAGACACCTCGCGGGAGGCGCCGCAGCGAAGAGGACGCCGTGGCCTGTCCTCGCGCGGAGCCTCCGCACACGGGTCATCTCGGAAGACACCTCGCGGGAGGCGCCGCAGCGAAGAGGACGCCGTGGCCTGTCCTCGCGCGGAGCCTCCGCACACGGGTCATCTCGGAAGACACCTCGCGGGAGGCGCCGCAGCGAAGAGGACGCCGTGGCCTGTCCTCGCGCGGAGCCTCCGCACACGGGTCATCTCGGAAGACACCTCGCGGGAGGCGCCGCAGCGAAGAGGACGCCGTGGCCTGTCCTCGCGCGGAGCCTCCGCACACGGGTCATCTCGGAAGACACCTCGCGGGAGGCGCCGCAGCAAAGAGGACGCCGTGGCCTGTCCTCGCGCGGAGCCTCCGCACACGGGTCATCTCGGAAGACACCTCGCGGGAGGCGCCGCAGCGAAAAGGACGCCGTGGCCTGTCCTCGCGCGGAGCCTCCGCACACGGGTCATCTCGGAAGACACCTCGCGGGAGGCGCCGCAGCGAAGAGGACGCCGTGGCCTGTCCTCGCGCGGAGCCTCCGCACACGGGTCATCTCGGAAGACACCTCGCGGGAGGCTCCGCAGCGAAGAGGACGCCGTGGCCTGTCCTCGCGCGGAGCCTCCGCACACGGGTCATCTCGGAAGACACCTCGCGGGAGGCGCCGCAGCGAAGAGGACGCCGTGGCCTGTCCTCGCGCGGAGCCTCCGCACACGGGTCATCTCGGAAGACACCTCGCTGGAGGCGCCGCAGCGAAGAGGACGCCGTGGCCTGTCCTCGCGCGGAGCCTCCGCACTCGGGTCATCTCGGAAGACACCTCGCGGGAGGCGCCGCAGCGAAGAGGACTCCGTGGCCTGTCCTCGCGCGGAGCCTCCGGACATGAGTCATCTCGGAAGACACCTCGCGGGAGGCGCCGCAGCGAAGAGGACGCCGTGGCCTGTCCTCGCGCGGAGCCTCCGCACACGGGTCATCTCGGAAGACACCTCGCGGGAGGCGCCGCAGCGAAGAGGACGCCGTGGCCTGTCCTCGCGCGGAGCCTCCGCACACGGGTCATCTCGGAAGACACCTCGCGGGAGGCGCCGCAGCGAAGAGGACTCCGTGGCCTGTCCTCGCGCGGAGCCTCCGGACATGAGTCATCTCGGAAGACACCTCGCGGGAGGCGCCGCAGCGAAGAGGACGCCGTGGCCTGTCCTCGCGCGGAGCCTCCGCACACGGGTCATCTCGGAAGACACCTCGCGGGAGGCGCCGCAGCGAAGAGGACGCCGTGGCCTGTCCTCGCGCGGGTATCTCCCACTGGACTGTTCATTACCTCGAGCTAA